CGAATGAGTTTATCCTAGTAATGAAGTGAGACTCATGATGTAATTGTGAGATGATGGGTTTTAGGTAGGAAAGTGCTTTAGTTAAAAACAAGTGGACCCCATCTCAGTttcaaaaatagattttaatattaaaaacagtGGGACCTgcgattaaaaataaaaatgtaaataaaaaccAGATGTGCAGACTATGAAATTTGGgagttaatattaaaaataaaaatgctaatttaaatattttaaaaatacctattttagtaattGATTAAAAAgcaatagtttaaaaaaaccacaaataacATCCACCttttaattgaatatatatgtatcttgCATAAATTCTAATAAAACAAGGGCAAAAGTGGtcaaacaagaaattaaaaatttaatcattcCTTGCAAAATTaaagagcaaaaacaaaatttaagtttatttaAACCAccttcataattattttttgttgccAAATGCGAGGTTGACCAATCAACTCCGATTCATAGTATTATAGTGATTCAcctattcattttataaaaaaaataaaaaataaaaaatataaataaataagtatggCAACCTTTTCAGTAACACTTCAACTTAACAAGATCTTATTGCAAATAAAACTCTTCATAATACTTGAGAAGAATTGGGAGTATTTTACTGCAGCACAATTTATATTCacatcataattttatttaaaaataaaatatataacaattatttaaaacttttaagcttaaaatcaaaacagaggttgaataaaatataaaaaatatccaaataaatCAGAGTAAAAGAAACATTCTCCTTGTTACCTCCTTTGTACtatattaatgaatttttaGTAAGtagtaaaatttaataaaaatgaatcttattaatgctaaaaaaaaaatttaattacatcAAACTGTGTTCGGCTTTTTATATCATATGACGAAGTACTCCAATTTCTCCAATATCCCATGATCATTTTTTCGCCTTCCATTCTTATTCTTCAAactagaaaaatcaaaataacaaagatGGTTTGTTACAATATTGACACATATTTTGGTACTTTGAAACTTGATTTATCAGCAAAATATAAAAgtgaaacataatatatatatatatatatatatatatatagtctataGACACTTTCTTGATTGCAAGATCACACTTTGTTTGTTATgtagttcatttattttttatgttatttaccTGTCATGAACATACCATGAATGACATGAAGCATAGTTGAGAGAgtgaaagaaaataagaacaaacatattaaatcaaataaataaatatataaataaataaaacaaattgtaTTTGCATGTTTTAAAAAACTGAAGAcatcaaagaaaacatacatttataaaatatatacacaaatttATATGCATTTATTGATCTGAACTATGTTATAAGAAACACTCTCATAACAAAGACAACCAGAGAAGTGAGAACACCAAAAACAGCAACCAACCCCATTCCATTACACATACCTCATCAACCATGTAAACTCATAACAATATCTAACAAAACTCGAACCAGTATTTACATCTCTGATTCTAAAACTCATGAAACTCACCCTTATTTATGAAACTCTTCATCTTTCATTACACCACAACAAGCACCAAGAACCATTCTTAACAAACCAACCAAACATTTccactatatttatatatatgtctcCTACTCAAAACTGGCAGGAAGTTCCCAACCTCTGTCTCTGTCTCTGGTTAACATTATTAGATTTTCGGTTTCGCAATACAGTGTATAATAGCTCCTGGAACTTGTCAAGAAATGCTCCCCATTCTTCCTCATTCATATCTGCAAGTTTCACGAAACTCTGGCTTGATGGCAGCTGCTCATTCGCGCTCCTTCTGTTAGTTTTTGTACTGCTTATATCACCTTGGACTTTCTTTTCAACAAGACTTAAACCATTCAATGACATAGAGATACCATGAGTAATTTCATTGGTGTTGTTGCTTTCTTCATTATAATAAttctcatcttcctcctccaAGCTCTCTAGTTTTGAAATGTAGGATCGGGGTGTTGATGGTGTTACTTGTTCAACCTCTTCAGTACATTCGATGAGAAACTGAGTTTCATCTTCATGCTCTGATCCGGTTTCGGAAAGATACACCTCTGGTTCAGCCACCAAATTCCTTGCCTCAATGCAAATAACTTCAAGCTCACTCGGTTCTTCTTCAATTCCTCTGATTTCCCGGCTCATCATTTCGCCAATCTCTGCTAGACAAAAACCGGATGCTGCTGCTTCCTTGAGGAAAACTGTGCAAAGGATGAGAACACGAAGGCAGGCCTCGCGGATCATAGGTAGCTCCATTCGAAGCATGTCTGAATCTTTCATTGGATCAAGACGAGCAATGTAGTTAAGTTCATCATCAGAAAATGGAATTGATGCTTGTGGCCAATGAATCCATTCGAAGTAAGGATCCTCTAAATTCTCTGGAAGGCATAGGCCATGATCAATTGGGATGAGCTCCACCTGACTACCAAACATACCATCTCTGCCTTCAACTTTCCTTACTAGAAGGTTTCCTGAATGTCTATCTGTATTCAAGATTCTAACATCAAGGATTCCAATTCTATGAATTGCTGCAACAGGAAAGCTTGAGGTACCATGATCACTGGCATCGAAATCATGTGGGATAAACTGCTGGAAAGATGCGATCTTGCTTGTAGCCCGTCGCTTCTTGCGTATCACCTTGCTGCAATCGACTCCTTCATTGACATGGAAGACGGAGTGAGTTATCTTGACAAGGATTGTCGGAGGAACATTTGCAAAATGATCATAGTCCAGTAGATAAGCAGCAACCTCTCTAAAACCAGTCTCACCAACCCGAACAGACCTTTTCAATCCTGGCTGGCCAAGAGCTTTCCCTACAAAACCTTTCGGATTGTTCGGTGCAAATGGCTCTTCATCAGTTGGTTTCACAATAGCAACGTTCTCGCCCCCTGAGTTTCTGAAGTAGTATGCACCACCAAGTCCACCGTTAACTCGTACAGGGTCAACACCACTTTTGATTGCTTTAACAACATCCTTAACAAGCTGCTTCATTCGAGAGCATCGACTTGAGCAGCCTAATATCTCAATTGGTCCACTCCAATCTCTCTGTTGAAGATCCTTTCCAGTTGGAGAAAGGCAAGGCGTGGATGAGCTCCGATGCAAATGGTTTCTTGTGAGGAGCAAGGGAGAGTCATTCCGAATGGCACTAAGATCATTTTTCAACACAAGATCTCCATAAGTGAGAGAAGTCTCTTCTGTAGGCACATTTAGCGCCAACTGCAACCTCCGTTTCACTGTATGCACATTGTCTCCACGGTCCAATTCAATGCCCAATACACTACCAGTTTCAGTCTGTACAAACACCCGTCGCCTACCCACATGTTTCTCTTCTCTGGTTCTGCTTCCATGGTAGTCACTGCTAAAGCTGCGGTTAAGAACTTCAACTGCCATTTGGGTTTGCACAGGGCTGTCAATATTAGGAGACATGGAACAAGGGTAGTGTCGTCAAATTATACCGAAGAAGTACAAATGGAAAGCCATTTGATCAGAAGACCATAGATGCAGGAGATGATCCAGAACCTGTTAACAACACAACACCATTTGAATACTTCCTAGAAATTTTGGTTAAAAAGAGATTACAAGATACCATCTATTTATGTTTCAAAGGACTCAATGAAATTGTGAATGCAATGCATGAACTCTGCATGAACACATGAATTAATAGTAGAAATGTAGAATTAATTAGcatttataaaagaataagTTGAAACATGTGAATCAGAGactaacaaaagaaataaaagcaagaatTTTTCAGCATGTACAAATGACAAAAGATGTGAtgcactgtatatatatatacatatatcaaagaGATGACAGAATTAATTGGCATTTATgggaaaataaattgaaaacatGTGAATCATGTCTTGTCACCATTAACAAATGCAAAAAGATGTGACTGAACTGTTTATGTACACCAAATACATACTAGAATTAATTGTCATTCATagcaaacaaaagataaaatatgtGAACTAGTGAGCTAAAAACAAAGCATTCACAGAACAAGCATTGTCAGTATTACAAGTGTCAAAAGTGTGAATGCAACACCTGGTAAATGTGAATAAAGTCACATTATTGTTGTCAAACTTACAAGTGTCAGTATTAATTGTCATTAATACTAGAATTAATTAGCACTTATAACACAAGAGCATTGAATACATGTGAATCAGTAAAcaagaacataaaaaaattcccaataaaaacaagtgttgAAGAAGTGAATAAATTCTGAATCAATGTGAAACTAGAATTAATTAgcatttatcattaaaaatagtGAATTAGTGAgctaaaacaatttaaaaacatgc
This portion of the Dioscorea cayenensis subsp. rotundata cultivar TDr96_F1 chromosome 3, TDr96_F1_v2_PseudoChromosome.rev07_lg8_w22 25.fasta, whole genome shotgun sequence genome encodes:
- the LOC120253686 gene encoding phosphatidylinositol 4-kinase gamma 5-like, whose product is MSPNIDSPVQTQMAVEVLNRSFSSDYHGSRTREEKHVGRRRVFVQTETGSVLGIELDRGDNVHTVKRRLQLALNVPTEETSLTYGDLVLKNDLSAIRNDSPLLLTRNHLHRSSSTPCLSPTGKDLQQRDWSGPIEILGCSSRCSRMKQLVKDVVKAIKSGVDPVRVNGGLGGAYYFRNSGGENVAIVKPTDEEPFAPNNPKGFVGKALGQPGLKRSVRVGETGFREVAAYLLDYDHFANVPPTILVKITHSVFHVNEGVDCSKVIRKKRRATSKIASFQQFIPHDFDASDHGTSSFPVAAIHRIGILDVRILNTDRHSGNLLVRKVEGRDGMFGSQVELIPIDHGLCLPENLEDPYFEWIHWPQASIPFSDDELNYIARLDPMKDSDMLRMELPMIREACLRVLILCTVFLKEAAASGFCLAEIGEMMSREIRGIEEEPSELEVICIEARNLVAEPEVYLSETGSEHEDETQFLIECTEEVEQVTPSTPRSYISKLESLEEEDENYYNEESNNTNEITHGISMSLNGLSLVEKKVQGDISSTKTNRRSANEQLPSSQSFVKLADMNEEEWGAFLDKFQELLYTVLRNRKSNNVNQRQRQRLGTSCQF